A section of the Burkholderiales bacterium genome encodes:
- a CDS encoding HEAT repeat domain-containing protein yields the protein MLIRMLIVAALVSGLTASAMAAWDESWLWVAAGPPETTAPAAAPDEESAWYARGTAALDDGRWQEAIEFFREVEHMRGARADRAIYWTAYAQARAAYVTEALESIRKLRREYPKSRWLKDAEALEVELRASLGQTVPAEAAEDEELKMMVLNSLLSSNPEKAVPMIERLLKGDQSARVKRQALFILSQSGDPRSREILAAYAKGEQDPDLQRSAVEYLGLYGGAENGKLLQEIYLTSQNEDVRRKILEAYMLSGDGERLLAVARKESDPGLRRSAIEQLGLLGRSDALGDLYRTESDVELRRRIIESFMLAGEGERLYELARTEPEPKLRRAAIEHLGLLGQTEQLWQLYSSETDVDLRRRILESFMLTGDSHHLSQVARTDKDPELRRTAIEQLGLIGEGAVLHELYYGESDKSIRLKVIEALFLMSDDQALIEIARKEKDRDLKRAAIEKLTLINSEEATEFMLELLDQ from the coding sequence ATGTTGATACGGATGCTGATCGTCGCGGCGCTGGTGTCGGGTCTGACTGCAAGCGCCATGGCTGCCTGGGATGAATCCTGGCTGTGGGTGGCGGCCGGTCCGCCGGAAACGACAGCCCCCGCAGCGGCGCCGGATGAGGAGTCGGCATGGTATGCCCGCGGCACCGCCGCCCTCGACGATGGCCGCTGGCAGGAGGCGATCGAGTTCTTCCGTGAGGTTGAGCACATGCGCGGCGCGCGCGCCGACCGGGCCATTTACTGGACGGCCTATGCGCAGGCGCGCGCCGCCTATGTCACCGAGGCGTTGGAGAGCATCCGCAAACTGCGCCGTGAATACCCCAAGAGCCGCTGGCTGAAGGATGCCGAAGCGCTCGAAGTCGAGTTGCGCGCCTCGCTCGGCCAGACCGTGCCCGCCGAAGCCGCCGAGGATGAAGAACTCAAGATGATGGTGCTCAACTCCCTGCTCTCCTCGAACCCCGAGAAGGCCGTGCCCATGATCGAAAGGCTGCTCAAGGGCGACCAGAGCGCGCGGGTCAAACGGCAGGCGTTGTTCATCCTCAGTCAGAGCGGCGACCCGCGCTCGCGCGAAATCCTGGCCGCGTATGCGAAAGGCGAACAGGATCCCGACCTGCAGCGCTCCGCGGTTGAGTACCTCGGCCTTTATGGCGGCGCCGAGAACGGCAAGCTGTTGCAGGAGATCTACCTCACGTCGCAGAATGAAGATGTCCGCCGCAAAATCCTCGAGGCCTATATGCTCTCCGGCGACGGCGAGCGGCTGCTGGCGGTCGCCCGCAAGGAGAGCGACCCCGGACTGCGCCGCTCGGCGATCGAGCAATTGGGCCTGCTGGGACGCTCCGACGCGCTGGGGGATTTGTACCGCACCGAAAGCGACGTCGAGTTGCGCCGCCGGATCATCGAATCGTTCATGCTGGCCGGCGAGGGGGAGCGCCTGTATGAGCTGGCCCGCACCGAGCCGGAGCCGAAACTGCGCCGCGCCGCCATCGAGCATCTGGGGCTTTTGGGGCAGACCGAGCAACTTTGGCAATTGTACTCAAGCGAGACCGACGTCGACCTGCGCCGCCGCATTCTGGAATCGTTCATGCTCACCGGCGACAGCCATCACCTCAGTCAGGTGGCCCGTACCGACAAAGACCCCGAGCTGCGTCGGACTGCGATCGAGCAACTCGGCCTGATCGGCGAGGGCGCGGTCCTGCATGAGCTCTACTACGGTGAGAGCGACAAGTCCATCCGGCTGAAGGTGATCGAGGCGTTGTTCCTGATGTCCGATGACCAGGCCTTAATCGAAATCGCGCGCAAGGAGAAGGACCGCGACCTCAAGCGCGCCGCCATCGAAAAACTCACGCTGATCAACAGCGAAGAAGCCACCGAATTCATGCTCGAACTGCTCGACCAGTGA
- a CDS encoding sigma-70 family RNA polymerase sigma factor has product MEEGDAAIVQRVRDGEVEAFRLLVERHGRSLYVLAHRMTGNATDAEDIVQEALMKAYRQLDRFESRAEFGTWLHRIGVNCALDHLRNRKVLAQHLSDGEDDTGALADRIPATDPAPDQRLADAQILQRVEGALGTLSAAERAAFVMRHFQELPLCEIAGALGIKENAVKNTIFRAVQKVRRALEPVVGDLR; this is encoded by the coding sequence ATGGAGGAAGGCGATGCCGCCATCGTCCAAAGGGTGCGTGACGGGGAGGTGGAAGCCTTCCGGCTACTCGTCGAACGACACGGCCGAAGTCTGTACGTGCTGGCACATCGCATGACCGGCAACGCCACGGACGCCGAAGATATTGTGCAGGAAGCGCTTATGAAGGCATACCGTCAACTGGATCGATTCGAATCGCGCGCCGAGTTCGGCACTTGGCTGCATCGTATCGGGGTCAATTGCGCCCTCGACCATCTGCGCAATCGCAAGGTTTTGGCCCAACATCTGAGCGATGGTGAGGATGATACCGGCGCGTTGGCTGATCGGATTCCCGCGACGGATCCCGCGCCCGATCAACGTTTGGCCGATGCCCAGATTCTCCAGCGGGTCGAAGGGGCGCTGGGCACCCTGAGCGCCGCCGAACGCGCCGCCTTTGTCATGCGTCACTTCCAGGAACTGCCGCTCTGCGAGATTGCCGGAGCGCTGGGGATCAAGGAAAACGCGGTGAAAAACACCATCTTCCGCGCCGTGCAGAAGGTGCGCCGCGCATTGGAGCCGGTGGTGGGAGACTTGCGATGA
- a CDS encoding SpoIID/LytB domain-containing protein, which produces MTALLLAGTLCSVIGCIPGRIRNGALFGLDPVKPPVVRVRLPNEEKALSVRGDGRFLINVYSAGNATPITYSSDERLVIRHAPGGLEVLAAGNVTLARGATGIVAYAEADGHRLFIEKTPYLGALIFGRFNGRPIVVNRLNMEQYLNGVLFSEMGERTDNEYEAVKGQAVAARTYALRHLGQYALAPYDLKADVSDQVYIGAAEPRDWVTHAVAETEGEALTYDGALIESYYHSTCGGHTDAIEDVWHKPPKPYLVSVDDDEYCSWSKYWNWTEEFTRKALLENLQSYRRQVGAPIADFAYITDIELVRGTPGGRVLAMTVTTSSGRWTILADQTRWALGRPSRPGAILPSANFELKLKRDNKGHVISAVAKGRGYGHGVGLCQCGMIGRARAGQSYRDILPHYYSGAAIEQVY; this is translated from the coding sequence GTGACAGCACTTCTGTTGGCCGGAACGCTCTGTTCCGTCATCGGCTGCATCCCGGGACGAATTCGCAACGGCGCGTTGTTTGGACTGGATCCGGTCAAGCCGCCGGTGGTGCGTGTGCGGCTGCCGAACGAGGAGAAGGCGCTGTCGGTCCGCGGCGATGGACGATTTCTCATCAATGTCTACAGCGCCGGCAACGCCACGCCGATCACCTACTCATCGGATGAGCGGCTGGTTATCCGTCATGCCCCGGGCGGTCTGGAGGTGCTGGCGGCAGGGAACGTCACACTCGCCCGCGGCGCCACCGGTATCGTCGCCTACGCCGAAGCCGACGGCCACCGGCTGTTCATCGAGAAGACGCCCTATCTGGGCGCGCTGATCTTCGGACGTTTCAACGGCAGGCCGATCGTGGTCAATCGCCTCAACATGGAGCAGTATCTCAACGGTGTCCTGTTCTCCGAGATGGGGGAGCGCACCGATAACGAATACGAGGCCGTGAAGGGGCAGGCGGTGGCGGCGCGCACCTATGCGCTGCGGCACCTGGGGCAGTATGCGCTCGCGCCCTATGATCTCAAGGCCGATGTCTCAGACCAGGTCTACATCGGCGCGGCCGAGCCGCGCGACTGGGTGACGCACGCGGTCGCCGAGACCGAAGGCGAGGCGCTCACCTACGATGGCGCGCTGATCGAGTCGTATTACCACTCGACCTGCGGCGGGCACACCGACGCGATCGAGGATGTCTGGCACAAACCGCCAAAGCCATACCTGGTGTCGGTCGACGATGACGAGTATTGCTCCTGGTCGAAATACTGGAACTGGACCGAAGAGTTCACACGCAAGGCGCTGCTGGAAAACCTGCAGTCTTATCGCAGGCAGGTCGGCGCGCCCATCGCTGATTTTGCATACATTACCGACATCGAACTGGTGCGCGGCACCCCCGGCGGCCGTGTCCTGGCCATGACGGTCACCACCTCGTCCGGGCGATGGACGATCCTCGCCGATCAAACCCGATGGGCGCTGGGACGCCCCTCACGTCCGGGCGCGATCCTCCCGTCCGCAAACTTCGAGCTGAAGCTCAAGCGTGACAACAAAGGGCATGTGATTTCCGCGGTGGCCAAAGGACGCGGCTACGGCCACGGGGTCGGGCTCTGTCAGTGCGGCATGATCGGACGCGCCCGGGCCGGCCAATCCTACCGCGACATCCTCCCGCACTACTACAGCGGCGCCGCCATCGAGCAAGTCTATTAG
- a CDS encoding anhydro-N-acetylmuramic acid kinase, with protein sequence MTAHGAHPLARLLARRRLRVLGINSGTSVDRLDGALVEIEMTGRAATYRVRRVFTRRFPPSLRRELWRLAADAEVAKRRASAAHLALGRFIGQSARLWMRGMPADLVASHGQTIAHCPDGPHRATWQIGAVNAVAIECGTPVVGDFRLADVAAGGMGAPLSGYYHHLLFGEGAPVLNIGGIANVSVSGRVRGRLRITAFDTGPGNMILDALAQKRLGRPFDRDGQSAARGALHPRLLARLLALPYFQRRPPKTCGREEFGWDAVGQFFDRLRLDADDALSTATELTAWSIAFAVRRWIAPRTAQRTLVVSGGGVANRHLLDRLGAYLGEWQLTPADTLGVPARFVEPVGFAALAGETLQARAGNCGGATGARRMAVLGVLALPSPQA encoded by the coding sequence ATGACGGCACATGGCGCGCATCCGCTCGCGCGTTTGCTGGCCCGCCGGCGTCTGCGCGTGCTCGGAATAAACAGTGGCACCTCGGTCGACCGTCTCGACGGCGCCCTGGTCGAGATCGAGATGACCGGCCGTGCGGCGACCTATCGTGTGCGCCGTGTCTTCACGCGCCGCTTTCCGCCGTCATTGCGACGGGAATTGTGGCGCCTGGCCGCGGATGCGGAAGTCGCCAAACGGCGCGCGAGCGCGGCGCATCTGGCCCTGGGACGGTTCATCGGCCAGAGCGCGCGCCTGTGGATGCGAGGGATGCCCGCCGATCTGGTGGCTTCGCATGGCCAGACGATTGCGCATTGTCCCGATGGGCCCCATCGTGCCACCTGGCAGATCGGCGCGGTCAACGCCGTGGCGATCGAATGCGGCACGCCGGTGGTCGGCGATTTTCGTCTGGCCGATGTCGCCGCCGGCGGAATGGGCGCGCCCCTGTCCGGATACTATCATCACCTGCTTTTCGGCGAGGGCGCGCCGGTGCTCAATATCGGCGGCATCGCCAACGTGTCGGTCTCCGGCCGGGTGCGAGGACGACTGCGCATCACGGCGTTCGACACCGGACCGGGGAACATGATCCTCGATGCCCTGGCGCAGAAGCGGCTGGGACGGCCGTTTGACCGCGACGGACAATCGGCCGCGCGTGGGGCGCTCCATCCCCGCCTTTTGGCCCGGTTGCTGGCGTTGCCGTACTTCCAACGCCGCCCCCCCAAAACCTGCGGCCGTGAGGAGTTCGGTTGGGATGCGGTCGGCCAATTCTTCGACCGGCTACGGCTGGACGCCGATGACGCGCTTTCAACCGCGACCGAACTGACCGCTTGGAGCATCGCCTTTGCCGTGCGCCGCTGGATCGCGCCGCGCACCGCGCAGCGGACGCTGGTGGTCAGCGGCGGCGGTGTCGCCAACCGCCACCTGCTGGATCGGCTCGGCGCCTACCTTGGCGAATGGCAATTGACGCCCGCCGACACTTTGGGGGTGCCGGCGCGCTTTGTCGAACCGGTCGGTTTCGCGGCGCTGGCCGGCGAAACCCTGCAGGCCCGCGCCGGCAATTGCGGCGGCGCCACCGGCGCCCGTCGAATGGCTGTGCTCGGCGTGCTTGCGTTGCCCTCGCCGCAGGCATAA
- a CDS encoding glycoside hydrolase family 3 N-terminal domain-containing protein — protein sequence MLSYKGLTPDAELLGWARQGLLAGVVLFRDNCVDEALLRQSIDYLRTVSPRRLRVMIDEEGGRVRRLPDAEASMRDLRAYEGAAYADLAAAYAEVARRLAALGIDTLLAPVVDVGHRDAGWLNSRTVSDDPHRVAQMAAAVIPAVQSAGVSACAKHFPGSGRVRLDPHQGPAVCAINGEEFRACERVPFDAAIAAGVEMVLVGHQVMTGFHDELPACLSRRIVTELLREQLAFGGEILTDDLSMGAIRHAFRPSESVARALEAGCDLILVCNDRDAQREAIDYIRRRGAIL from the coding sequence GTGCTCTCCTACAAGGGATTGACGCCGGATGCGGAGCTTCTGGGCTGGGCGCGTCAGGGATTGCTGGCCGGGGTGGTCCTCTTCCGGGACAACTGCGTCGATGAGGCCCTTCTGCGTCAGTCCATCGACTACCTGCGCACCGTGTCACCGCGCCGTCTCCGGGTGATGATCGATGAGGAAGGGGGACGAGTCCGGCGTCTGCCCGACGCCGAGGCGTCCATGCGCGACCTGCGCGCCTATGAGGGCGCCGCGTATGCGGACTTGGCGGCGGCCTACGCGGAAGTGGCCCGGCGGCTGGCCGCGCTGGGGATCGACACGCTGCTGGCCCCGGTGGTGGATGTCGGTCATCGCGACGCCGGCTGGCTCAACTCGCGCACCGTCTCCGATGACCCGCACCGTGTCGCGCAGATGGCCGCGGCGGTCATTCCGGCGGTTCAATCGGCGGGTGTCAGCGCCTGCGCGAAGCATTTTCCCGGCAGCGGACGCGTCCGCCTCGATCCGCATCAGGGGCCGGCCGTCTGCGCGATCAACGGGGAGGAATTCCGCGCCTGTGAACGCGTCCCCTTCGATGCCGCCATCGCCGCCGGGGTCGAAATGGTCCTGGTCGGGCATCAGGTGATGACCGGCTTCCACGATGAATTGCCCGCCTGCCTGTCGCGGCGGATTGTCACCGAATTGTTGCGAGAGCAGTTGGCCTTCGGCGGGGAAATCCTCACCGACGATCTCAGCATGGGCGCGATCCGGCATGCCTTCCGGCCGTCCGAATCGGTCGCGCGCGCGTTGGAGGCCGGCTGCGACCTGATTCTGGTCTGCAACGACCGCGACGCCCAGCGGGAAGCCATCGACTACATCCGACGACGCGGAGCGATTCTATGA